From Apis mellifera strain DH4 linkage group LG5, Amel_HAv3.1, whole genome shotgun sequence, the proteins below share one genomic window:
- the LOC725899 gene encoding alpha-N-acetylgalactosaminidase — protein MLQIIWIWCLIVSVADLTLALENGLVKTPPMGWLAWERFRCNTDCKNDPENCISDRLFRTMADIVVAEGYAAVGYEYINIDDCWLEKDRSVNGQLVPDRQRFPYGMKNLANYIHSKGLKFGIYEDFGNYTCAGYPGILGYLETDAHTFASWDVDYVKLDGCYSHPSEMDRGYPEFGFYLNQTGRAMVYSCSWPVYQIYAGMQPNYTAITEHCNLWRNFDDIQDSWNSLETIIDYYGNNQDVIVPNAGPGHWNDPDMLIIGNFGLSYEQSKTQMALWAILAAPLLMSVDLRTIRPEYKAILQNRKIIAVDQDPLGIQGRRIYKHKGIEIWARPITPVYQNYFSYAVAFMNRRTDGTPSDVSVTLKELGLQYPGGYNVEDLYEDVNYGVLTPQTKIKVKVNPSGVVILRCDLHLEDIFNTNEFSQYTPSNQLFKVRQNSFK, from the exons ATGTTGCAGATAATATGGATATGGTGTTTAATTGTGTCAGTGGCTGATTTGACATTGGCCCTTGAAAATGGTCTCGTGAAAACACCACCGATGGGCTGGCTTGCCTGGGAACGATTCAGGTGTAATACAGACTGCAAAAATGATCCTGAAAATTGTATCAG tGATCGACTCTTTCGTACAATGGCAGATATTGTTGTAGCAGAAGGCTATGCTGCAGTTGGAtatgaatatatcaatattgatGATTGTTGGCTGGAAAAAGATAGAAGTGTTAATGGTCAATTAGTGCCAGATAGACAAAGATTCCCATATGGCATGAAAAATCTTGCTAATTAT ATTCATTCAAAAGGTcttaaatttggaatttatgAAGATTTTGGTAACTATACATGTGCTGGTTATCCTGGAATATTAGGATATTTAGAAACTGATGCACATACATTTGCATCATGGGATGttgattatgtaaaattagatGGATGTTATTCCCATCCTTCAGAGATGGATAGag GATATCCTGAATTTGGATTCTACTTAAATCAAACTGGTCGAGCAATGGTATATTCTTGTAGTTGGCcagtttatcaaatttatgctgGCATGCAG ccaaaTTATACTGCTATAACAGAACATTGTAATTTGTGGAGAAATTTTGATGATATACAAGATTCGTGGAATAGTTTAGAAaccattattgattattatggaaataatCAAGATGTGATTGTACCAAATGCTGGTCCCGGCCATTGGAATGATCCTGATATGttgattattggaaatttcgGATTAAGCTATGAACAAAGCAAAACACAAATGGCATTATGGGCAATTTTAGCTGCACCATTATTAATGTCTGTTGATCTACGAACAATCAGACCTGAATACAAAgctattttacaaaatagaaaaattattgctgTAGATCAAGATCCATTAGGTATACAGGGTCGACGAATTTATAAA CACAAAGGTATTGAAATTTGGGCGAGACCAATTACTCCTGTTtatcagaattatttttcttatgctGTAGCGTTTATGAACAGAAGAACAGATGGTACGCCTTCTGATGTATCTGTTACGTTAAAAGAACTTGGATTACAGTATCCTGGAGGATATAATGTCGAg gatCTATATGAAGATGTAAATTACGGTGTTTTAACACcacaaacgaaaataaaagttaaagttaATCCTTCCGGAGTTGTAATATTACGCTGCGATTTACATTTagaggatatttttaatacgaatgAATTTTCGCAATATACACCGTCGAATCAACTATTTAAAGTGAGACAGAACTCATTTaagtaa
- the LOC552657 gene encoding phosphoribosylformylglycinamidine synthase, with protein MDIIRFYKIPGLKSGQLKSKFNDIIQITNQINSVETEFCYYVEIKEHLTEEELKILKWILSSPLESHNLKSSSTFNEKLNNCLIIEIGPRLNFSTAFSSNAVSICRSVNLNKITRIEVTTRYYIKHNGMIDKKIEDSITDVLHDKMTEYKYMKPIKTFDHGFRPENWFEVDVLKEGRIALEKVNSKLGLAFDNWDLDFYTDLFLNKLKRNPTSVECFDLAQSNSEHSRHWFFKGKIIIDGEEMKESLIDMIIRTQKYSNTNNTIKFSDNSSAIKGYQIKVLRPNKTYTCSPFHLENVDQDLIFTAETHNFPTGVAPFSGAATGTGGRLRDIQGIGRGGYYIAGTVGYSIGNLHIPEYNLPWEEENIPYPNNMASPLEILIQASNGASDYGNKFGEPIICGFTRSFGMTDEVGVRREWIKPIMFSGGLGTMDANMSQKVLPQKGMEVIKIGGPVYRIGVGGGSASSIEVQGDNKMELDFGAVQRGDPEMEQKLNRVVRACIEMGEKNPILSIHDQGAGGNGNVLKELVEPEGAVIFAKKFELGDPSISILELWGAEYQENDAILCKSENTNLLKEIAIREKCPINFVGIVTGNGKIILSEENDCDSSKYLNENYEYKIRHPVDLDLELVLGKMPQKTFNLLRQITQLPTIKIPKNLTVQAALERVLRLPSVGSKRYLTNKVDRSVTGLIAQQQCVGPLHTPLANVAVTAISHFSTVGIATSIGEQPIKGLINSAAGARMTVAEALTNLVFARISNIQDIKCSGNWMWAAKLPGEGAALYDACSAMCSIMNDLGIAVDGGKDSLSMAARIGKDIVKAPGTLVVSCYAPCPNIQQVVTPDLKAPAIGKNGYILFIDLSNGKNRIGGTALAQVYKSLGNEVPDVQQIDILKNAFKAIQLLIAEEKILAGHDISDGGLITCLLEMCFAGISGINVNILHKTGSPIEILFTEEIGWILEIDQINHNYILNVFKQFNVPVYLIGQSEGFGLSSKIKVQVQEKLVVDSTVLSLMTLWEETSYQLECRQTNIECAFEEYNGIKDRTAPAYKLTFNPDIRPITIHKNLSSKIAVVVLREEGINGDREMAASLMEAGFEVWDVTMQDFLQNKITFDRFRGIIFPGGFSYADVLGSAKGWAASLLFNPSLQKQLKVFISRKDVFSLGVCNGCQLMSLLGWIGNENNNTKELDIFLNHNISERFECRWSTIKIDKSPSIMLSGMENSILGIWVAHGEGRFTFRNDEILQKLKKNHCLAIKYTDDFGNPTEKYPFNPNGSIEGIAGICSMDGRHLALMPHPERCSQMWQWPWKPYDWKYSISPWQRIFDNAYAWCMTKN; from the exons atggatattataagattttacaaaatacCTGGTCTTAAATCAGGACAACTTAAAAGCAAATTCaatgatattattcaaataacaaatcaaattaatagtGTAGAAACTGAATTTTGTTACTATGTTGAAATTAAGGAACATTTAACTGAAGAagaactaaaaatattaaaatggatTTTAAGTTCTCCTTTAGAATCACATAATTTAAAGAGTTCCAGtacatttaatgaaaaattaaacaattgtcttattattgaaattggtCCAAG attaaatttttctacagCATTCTCTAGCAATGCTGTATCAATTTGTAGATctgtaaatttaaacaaaataacaagAATTGAAGTAACAactagatattatattaaacataatggaatgattgataaaaaaattgaagattct ataacaGATGTATTGCATGATAAAATgactgaatataaatatatgaaaccaataaaaacatttgatCATGGATTTCGACCAGAAAACTGGTTTGAAGTTGATGTtttaaaagaaggaagaatagcattagaaaaagtaaattcaaaattag GTTTAGCATTTGATAATTGggatttagatttttacacagatttatttcttaataaattaaagcgCAATCCAACTAGTGTTGAATGCTTTGATTTAGCACAATCAAATAGTGAACATAGTAGACATTGGTTCTTTAaaggtaaaataattattgatggtgaagaaatgaaagaatctTTAATCGATATGATCATAAGAacacaaaaatattccaatacaaataatacaattaaatttagtgATAATAGTAGTGCAATTAAGGgatatcaaataaaagttcTACGACCAAATAAGACTTACACATGTAGTCCTTTTCACTTAGAAAATGTAGATCAGGATTTGATATTCACAGCAGAGACTCACAATTTTCCAACAGGAGTTGCTCCATTtag tgGGGCTGCAACTGGAACTGGAGGAAGATTGAGAGATATTCAAGGAATTGGTAGAGGAGGATATTATATTGCAGGAACAGTTGGTTATTCTATTGGTAATTTGCACATTCCAG aatacaaTTTACCATgggaagaagaaaacataCCATATCCCAATAATATGGCTTCTCCATTGGAAATTCTAATTCAAGCTAGCAATGGAGCATCTGATTATGGCAATAAATTTGGAGAACCTATCATATGTGGCTTTACTCGTTCATTTGGTATGACAGATGAAGTTGGTGTACGACGCGAATGGATTAAACCTATAATGTTTAGCGGAGGATTAGGTACAATGGATGCAAATATGTCTCAAAAAGTTTTACCACAAAAAG GTATGGAAGTCATTAAAATTGGTGGTCCTGTTTATAGAATTGGTGTGGGAGGTGGTTCAGCTAGTTCAATTgag gTACAAGGtgataataaaatggaattagATTTCGGAGCCGTACAAAGAGGTGATCCTGAAATGgaacaaaaattgaatagaGTTGTTCGTGCTTGCATTGAAATGGGAGAAAAGAATCCAATACTTAGTATACATGACCAAGGTGCTGGAGGCAAtg gcaatgttttaaaagaattagtaGAACCTGAGGGTGCAGTGATCTTTgcgaagaaatttgaattaggTGATCCAAGCATcagtattttagaattatggGGCGCTGAATATCAAGAAAATGATGCTATACTTTGTAAATCAGAAAATACTAACTTACTTAAAGAAATAGCAATACGAGAAAAATGTCCTATTAATTTTGTAGGCATTGTTACAGGAAAtggtaaaattattctttcagaagaaaatgattgtgattcttcaaaatatttaaatgaaaattatgaatacaaAATAAGACATCCAGTTGATTTAGATTTAGAATTAGTACTAGGAAAAATGCCGCAAAag acttTTAATCTTCTGAGACAAATAACGCAATTACCTACTATTAAAATACCAAAAAATTTAACTGTACAAGCTGCTTTAGAAAGAGTTTTACGATTGCCTTCGGTAGGAAGTAAACGATATTTAACTAATAAAGTCGATCGTTCTGTTACTGGATTAATTGCACAACAACAGTGTGTTGGTCCTCTACATACTCCTCTTGCTAATGTTGCTGTAACAGCAATTTCTCATTTCTCtact gttGGTATAGCAACTTCTATTGGAGAACAACCAATAAAAGGTCTCATAAATTCAGCTGCTGGAGCTCGCATGACTGTGGCAGAAGCATTGACCAATTTAGTTTTTGCAcgtatttcaaatatacag gatATTAAATGTAGTGGAAATTGGATGTGGGCTGCAAAATTGCCAGGAGAAGGTGCTGCTTTGTATGATGCATGTTCTGCTATGTGTTCAATTATGAATGACTTAGGAATAGCAGTTGATGGAGGAAAAGATTCTCTTAGCATGGCTGCTCGAATTGGAAAAGATATCGTTAAAGCACCGGGCACACTTGTAGTTTCTTGTTATGCTCCTTGCCCTAATATTCAACAa gtaGTAACGCCTGATTTAAAAGCACCTGCAATTGGTAAAAATggttacatattatttatagatttatcaaatggaaaaaatcgaattggTGGTACCGCTTTAGCTCAAGTTTATAAATCTCTTGGAAATGAAGTTCCTGATGTACaacaaattgatatattaaaaaatgcttttaAAGCTATTCAACTTTTAATTGCAG aggaaaaaatattggcAGGACATGACATTAGCGATGGTGGACTTATTACTTGTCTTCTTGAAATGTGTTTTGCTGGTATATCTGGAAtaaatgtgaatattttaCACAAAACAGGATCTcccattgaaattttatttactgaaGAAATAGGATGGATATTAgaaattgatcaaataaatcacaattatattttgaatgtgTTCAAACAGTTCAATGTTCCTGTATATCTAATTGGACAATCAGAAGGATTTGGATTATCATCAAAA atAAAAGTTCAAGTACAAGAAAAACTTGTTGTGGATTCAACAGTGTTATCATTGATGACTTTATGGGAAGAAACTAGTTATCAGTTAGAATGTCGACAAACTAATATTGAATGTGCATTTGAAGAATACAATGGAATAAAAGATAGAACTGCACCAgcttataaattaacatttaatcctGATATTAGACCTATtacaattcataaaaatttatctt CAAAAATTGCAGTTGTTGTGTTAAGAGAAGAAGGTATAAATGGTGATAGAGAAATGGCAGCATCTTTGATGGAAGCTGGTTTTGAAGTCTGGGATGTAACAATGCAAGACttcttacaaaataaaattacatttgataGATTTAGAGGTATTATATTCCCTGGTGGTTTTAGCTATGcag atgTTCTGGGTTCTGCTAAAGGATGGGCTGCCAGTCTTTTATTTAATCCATCTcttcaaaaacaattaaaagtatttatttctcgaaaagatGTATTCAGCTTAGGAGTTTGCAATGGATGTCAATTAATGTCTTTATTAGGATGGATAGGAAACGAAAACA aCAATACTAaagaattagatatttttctaaatcataatatatcagAAAGATTCGAATGTCGATGGAGTACtatcaaaattgataaatcacCTTCAATCATGTTAAGTGGAATGGAAAATAGTATCTTAGGTATATGGGTTGCTCATGGTGAAGGAAGATTTACATTCAggaatgatgaaattttacaaaaactaaagaaaaatcattgctTGGCCATTAAGTATACTGATGATTTTGGTAATCCAACTGAAAAATATCCATTTAATCCTAATGGAAGTATAG AAGGTATTGCTGGTATTTGCTCAATGGATGGAAGACATTTGGCATTGATGCCACATCCTGAACGGTGTTCACAAATGTGGCAATGGCCTTGGAAACCTTATGATTGGAAATATAGTATTTCGCCATGGCAGCGTATTTTTGATAATGCTTATGCATGGTGTATGACAAAAAACTAa